In the genome of Pseudomonas sp. P5_109, one region contains:
- a CDS encoding DUF1329 domain-containing protein, which produces MKITKSLFHAGVLGLSLLATSVIAAVPQAEADKLGKSLTPMGAEMAGNADGSIPAWKPMAKNAGTVDSKGFLSNPFASEKPLFTITAQNVDQYKEKLAPGQYAMFKRYPETFKMPVYPSHRGATVPDDVFAAIKRNATNTNLVSGGNGLENFESAVPFPIPKSGVEVIWNHITRYRGGSVTRLVTQATPQPNGSFSLVYFQDQFVFRDKMKDYDPKNPGNILFYFKQKVTAPARLAGGVLLVHETLDQVKEPRSAWVYNAGQRRVRRAPQVSYDGPGTAADGLRTSDNLDMFNGAPDRYDWKLEGKKELYIASDSYKLDDPNLKYADIIKAGHINQDLARYELRRVWHVVATLKEGQRHIYAKRDFYIDEDTWQAAVIDHYDGRGQLWRVGEAHAENYYDKQVPWYALEALYDLQSGRYLALGMKNEEKSAYDFGFTATTSDFTPAALRQDGVR; this is translated from the coding sequence ATGAAAATAACAAAGAGTCTGTTCCACGCCGGTGTTCTGGGTCTTTCGCTGCTGGCGACCAGCGTCATCGCAGCGGTCCCCCAAGCCGAGGCCGACAAACTGGGCAAGAGCCTGACCCCGATGGGCGCTGAAATGGCGGGTAACGCCGACGGTTCGATCCCGGCCTGGAAGCCGATGGCGAAGAACGCCGGTACGGTCGACAGCAAAGGTTTCCTGTCCAACCCGTTCGCCAGCGAAAAACCGCTGTTCACCATCACGGCGCAGAACGTCGACCAGTACAAGGAAAAGCTCGCCCCGGGCCAGTACGCGATGTTCAAGCGCTACCCGGAAACCTTCAAGATGCCGGTCTATCCGTCTCATCGCGGTGCTACCGTGCCGGATGACGTGTTCGCTGCCATCAAGCGCAACGCCACCAACACCAACCTGGTGTCCGGCGGCAACGGCCTGGAAAACTTCGAGAGCGCCGTGCCGTTCCCGATTCCGAAAAGCGGTGTGGAAGTCATCTGGAACCACATCACCCGCTATCGCGGGGGCAGCGTGACCCGCCTGGTGACCCAGGCCACGCCGCAGCCGAATGGCTCGTTCAGCCTGGTGTATTTCCAGGACCAGTTCGTCTTCCGCGACAAGATGAAGGACTACGACCCGAAAAACCCGGGCAACATCCTGTTCTACTTCAAACAGAAAGTGACCGCCCCGGCACGTCTGGCCGGTGGTGTACTGCTGGTTCACGAGACGCTCGACCAGGTCAAGGAACCACGTTCGGCGTGGGTCTACAACGCCGGTCAGCGCCGTGTCCGTCGCGCGCCACAAGTGTCCTATGACGGTCCGGGTACCGCGGCCGACGGCCTGCGTACCTCCGACAACCTCGACATGTTCAACGGTGCACCGGATCGTTATGACTGGAAGCTCGAAGGCAAGAAGGAGCTGTACATCGCTTCCGACAGCTACAAGCTCGACGACCCGAACCTCAAGTACGCCGACATCATCAAGGCCGGCCACATCAACCAGGATCTGGCGCGTTACGAGTTGCGCCGGGTGTGGCATGTGGTTGCCACGTTGAAAGAAGGTCAGCGCCACATCTACGCCAAGCGTGACTTCTACATCGACGAAGATACCTGGCAGGCCGCAGTCATCGACCATTACGACGGTCGTGGCCAACTGTGGCGTGTAGGCGAGGCACATGCCGAGAACTACTACGACAAGCAAGTGCCGTGGTATGCCCTCGAAGCCCTGTACGACCTGCAGTCAGGTCGCTACCTGGCGCTGGGCATGAAAAACGAAGAGAAGTCGGCCTATGACTTCGGCTTCACTGCCACCACCAGCGACTTCACTCCGGCCGCCCTGCGTCAGGATGGCGTTCGCTAA
- a CDS encoding DUF1302 domain-containing protein, translating to MTSVNQFWRRAKLPLAVSLASTLAGPAFGVSFNVGEIEGQFDSSLSIGASWSTEQPNKNLIGVNNGGKGLSQTSDDGHLNFKSGETFSKIFKGIHDLELKYGDTGVFVRGKYWYDFELKDESRPFKDISDEGRKEGAKSAGGQILDAFVYHNYSIADQPGSVRLGKQVVSWGESTFIGGGINSINPIDVSAFRRPGAEIKEGLIPVNMFYVSQSLTENLSAEAFYQIEWDQTVVDNCGTFFSQPDIVADGCDNNLRVLNKRSQIPAIALGPLAANGVDVNEEGVLVRRGPDRDARDSGQWGASFKYMFDPLDTEFGAYFMNYHSRAPIFSATGAPQSVYNTARALPGPFAALGPLLVAGNSQYFIEYPEDIRLYGLSFSTTLPTGTAWSGEISYRPNAPVQLNSTDILFAGVRPLGGSLSNASLLNGVPGQDLHGYNRKEITQFQTTLTHFFDQVMGASRLTLVGEVGVTHVGGLESSSDVRYGRDPVYGPGELPATGGQNTCVALNNSTINGAGPGTPRNNLSRNCTDEGFTTATSWGYRGRAIWEYNDVFAGVNLKPNVAWSHDVSGYSPGPGGNFEEGRKAVSLGVDAEYQNTYTASLAYTNFFDGKYTTVDDRDFVALSLGVNF from the coding sequence ATGACATCAGTAAACCAGTTCTGGCGCCGGGCGAAACTGCCCCTGGCTGTCAGTCTTGCCTCTACGCTCGCCGGGCCAGCATTCGGCGTCAGTTTCAACGTCGGTGAAATCGAAGGTCAGTTCGACTCATCCCTCTCGATTGGTGCCAGTTGGTCTACCGAGCAGCCGAACAAGAACCTCATTGGTGTCAACAACGGCGGCAAGGGTCTGTCCCAGACTTCTGATGACGGTCACCTGAACTTCAAGAGCGGGGAAACCTTCTCGAAGATCTTCAAGGGCATCCATGACCTTGAACTGAAATACGGCGATACCGGTGTTTTCGTCCGTGGCAAATACTGGTACGACTTTGAACTGAAGGACGAAAGCCGTCCGTTCAAGGACATCAGCGACGAGGGCCGCAAGGAAGGCGCCAAGTCCGCCGGCGGCCAGATCCTCGACGCCTTCGTCTACCACAACTACTCCATTGCCGATCAACCAGGCTCCGTGCGTCTGGGCAAGCAGGTCGTGAGCTGGGGTGAAAGTACCTTCATCGGTGGCGGCATCAACTCGATCAACCCGATCGACGTGTCCGCATTCCGTCGCCCGGGTGCCGAGATCAAGGAAGGCCTGATCCCGGTCAACATGTTCTATGTGTCCCAGAGCCTGACTGAAAACCTCTCGGCCGAAGCGTTCTATCAAATTGAATGGGACCAGACTGTCGTCGACAACTGCGGCACGTTCTTCTCCCAGCCGGACATCGTTGCCGACGGCTGCGACAACAATCTGCGCGTGCTGAACAAACGCTCGCAAATTCCGGCCATTGCCCTGGGGCCTCTTGCCGCCAACGGCGTTGACGTCAACGAAGAAGGTGTTCTGGTGCGTCGCGGCCCGGATCGCGATGCCCGCGACAGCGGTCAGTGGGGTGCGTCTTTCAAGTACATGTTTGATCCGCTGGACACCGAGTTCGGCGCCTACTTCATGAACTACCACAGCCGTGCGCCGATCTTCAGCGCCACCGGCGCGCCGCAATCGGTCTACAACACCGCACGCGCGCTGCCCGGCCCGTTCGCGGCACTTGGCCCACTGCTGGTGGCGGGTAACTCGCAATACTTCATCGAGTACCCGGAAGACATCCGTCTGTATGGCTTGAGCTTCTCCACCACCCTGCCTACCGGTACGGCGTGGAGTGGTGAGATCAGCTACCGACCGAACGCTCCGGTGCAGCTCAACTCCACCGACATCCTGTTCGCCGGTGTTCGTCCATTGGGCGGCTCCCTGAGCAACGCCTCGCTGCTCAACGGCGTGCCTGGCCAGGACCTGCACGGGTATAACCGCAAGGAAATCACCCAGTTCCAGACTACCCTGACGCACTTCTTCGATCAGGTCATGGGCGCCAGCCGTCTGACCCTGGTAGGTGAAGTGGGCGTGACCCATGTCGGCGGGCTGGAAAGCTCTTCCGATGTCCGTTACGGCCGTGACCCGGTCTACGGCCCTGGCGAGTTGCCGGCGACCGGTGGGCAGAATACCTGCGTTGCACTCAACAACAGCACCATCAACGGTGCCGGCCCGGGCACGCCGAGGAACAACCTCAGCCGCAACTGCACCGACGAAGGCTTCACCACCGCGACTTCGTGGGGCTACCGCGGCCGCGCCATCTGGGAATACAACGACGTGTTTGCCGGTGTGAACCTCAAGCCGAACGTTGCCTGGTCCCATGACGTGAGCGGTTACTCCCCTGGTCCTGGCGGCAACTTCGAGGAAGGCCGTAAAGCGGTGAGCCTGGGTGTCGATGCCGAGTACCAGAACACCTACACCGCGAGCCTGGCCTACACCAACTTCTTCGACGGCAAGTACACCACCGTGGATGACCGCGACTTCGTTGCGCTCAGCCTCGGCGTGAACTTCTAA